The following coding sequences are from one bacterium window:
- a CDS encoding LexA family transcriptional regulator has product MRQEDLAEILGLAPQTISAWESGRSEPMSDKIDAISAALKVERSYLEPIAESLRSEVLDSIAELRGLVEKMQSGKPARPEVPLYASVGATTAPGESNGTAEPLERLPVGYDILDLDPDAFAVRVSGDSMAPEIVEGDVLLCSPAAPVKTGDVVVATTPDGDLVKRVKKRVQGIELQSANVKYPPIRLWENHGVKIVKAIRLCREL; this is encoded by the coding sequence ATGCGCCAGGAGGATCTGGCCGAAATCCTGGGATTGGCACCGCAAACAATTAGCGCTTGGGAGTCAGGCAGATCCGAGCCAATGTCGGATAAGATAGATGCGATTTCAGCCGCCTTGAAGGTTGAGCGCTCTTATCTTGAGCCTATTGCTGAATCGCTTCGCTCAGAAGTTTTAGACTCAATCGCGGAGCTTCGGGGCTTGGTGGAGAAAATGCAGTCCGGAAAGCCCGCTCGTCCGGAAGTGCCCCTTTATGCTTCGGTTGGCGCAACCACAGCCCCCGGCGAATCCAACGGCACGGCGGAACCTTTAGAGCGCTTGCCTGTCGGATATGATATTCTCGACTTGGATCCGGACGCGTTCGCGGTTCGCGTTTCAGGTGACTCTATGGCCCCAGAGATTGTCGAAGGGGATGTTTTGTTGTGTTCGCCCGCCGCGCCGGTAAAGACGGGCGATGTTGTTGTGGCGACCACGCCGGATGGCGACCTGGTGAAGCGGGTTAAGAAGCGGGTTCAGGGAATTGAGCTTCAGAGCGCCAATGTCAAATACCCGCCGATTCGCCTTTGGGAAAACCACGGCGTGAAGATCGTCAAAGCGATCAGGCTGTGCCGGGAGTTGTAG